A section of the Nerophis ophidion isolate RoL-2023_Sa linkage group LG16, RoL_Noph_v1.0, whole genome shotgun sequence genome encodes:
- the prok2 gene encoding prokineticin-2: MFTMKSFCLIFFILLLVSKGSSAVITGACEKDSQCAEGTCCAVSLWIRSLHMCTPMGGEGDECHPLSHKVPFLRIRLHHMCPCLPRLRCITVEEGRSKCLLPYIEQDYI; encoded by the exons ATGTTTACCATGAAGTCCTTCTGTCTGATCTTCTTCATCCTGCTCTTGGTGTCCAAGGGGTCTTCAGCAGTCATCACAGGG GCGTGTGAAAAGGACTCCCAGTGTGCAGAAGGGACGTGTTGCGCAGTGAGTTTGTGGATCCGCAGCCTGCATATGTGCACGCCCATGGGCGGGGAAGGAGACGAGTGTCACCCCTTGAGCCACAAA GTTCCTTTCTTGAGGATTAGACTTCACCACATGTGTCCCTGTCTTCCCAGGCTGCGCTGCATCACTGTGGAGGAAGGACGATCTAAATGTCTCTTACCCTACATAGAGCAAGACTACATCTGA